GGTCAGGCCTCATCTGCTTCTATCCTGATGAGGCATGTATCTTTATTTTTGGGGTCAAGAATGGAACTAATGGTAGAAAGCGATGACCTTAACGATTATCTTGCTTCATCGGATGTCGTCGATCATGACGATCGGGAGATACAGGCCCTGGCAAATATCCTTTCAAAAGGGTTGTCAGAGGATGAAGAGATAGTAAGATCCATTTATGGGCATATTCAGGAAAATATCTTACATTCTTTTGACATTCATGGAAAGGAAGTTACATGCAAAGCTTCCGAGGTCTTAAGGTCCGGGCACGGTACCTGCTATGCAAAGGCGGATCTATTTGCCGCGCTTTTACGATACCTCGGCATACCTGTGGGGTTTTGTTACCAAAAATTCGTGATGGATGATGAAGATCCGTCAAGATATGTTTTACACGGGCTGAATGCCGTATATTATAAAAGTACTAAAAAGTGGCTGCGAGTCGATGTCCGGAACAGGAAAGACGGTGTCGACCCGAAGTTTTATCCTGATATGGATTCCGGCATATATCCTTCCGATAAAGAGGCGGGCGAGTTCGATTATCCTTATGTTCAAGTCCATCCTTCCGATAAAGTGATCCGCGCTCTCAACACTTACAGAGACCCGATAGAACTGGAAAATAACCTGCCGGAAGAGCTTTGAATTATTTACGCAGCCATATTCTGTCGGATAAAGATCATTAGATCCTAACGGATACATTCGCGGATGCGAGCGATAGAACCAATCTTCACGGCATCATCAAACCGATTTTTCTTTTACTTTTCGATGATGGATTTTCGTTTAAAATATATGTAACTTTAATTTTCAGGCGGGTCGAATCAACAATTATGACAGATGCCGAAGGAGAGCCTTCGCAGCCCGGTATAGTTGAGCGCATAGCGAACATCATCTCAGATATCCTTTTCTATATTATATCGGCATTATTTACTCTGTTAGCCCTATTTTTGATATTCTTAGCATTTTATCGCCTGTATTATACAATAATCTCGTTACCGGAAATCATGCTGGACGCATTATTCGAGAGCATAGGATTTACAACAGTGGCAGCTGCCGTATTTGAGCTCGCGAAAACCATCTATGAGGAGGACATACAGAGCAAGGTAAAAATGATAGCTCCCCGAAAGATACGCCGTTTCATTTCAAGGTTTATGACAGTCATCATAATCTCTCTGTCCATTGAGTTTTTAGCCATGGTCTTCAGGTATGCCCATAAGCCGGACGAGTTTGCCTATCTGACGAATTCCGCCGCGGTAGCCATAGGCATAGCGGCCATCTTTATCGCATGGTCTTATTATAACAAGACGTCGCTACCGGCCGAAGTCATGGAGCATGAAATATTTGAAAAGGGGTCTTCTGAAAAATAGTATCATTTTATTTCGGTTTTTATTTTTTTCATAGCTGTTATCAAAATGTATTTATCATGAATACTTTAGCAGGGCTTGTGATGTATCCCGGACATTAAGATCGAGCTTATGGAGGATCCCGACCGGGATCAAGTATCAAGGGATCTATCTTGAAGGCATTGTCACGGGCAATGCGACTTTCGAGCATGAAGTCCACTCGCAGGAAAAGTGAGCAGCAGGGCACATTAAGGAATGTAGTATAGTTGCCCGTCACGAGGATACCATCTACGGATGGGCTTCGTTGAGCCCTGTATTCCAGCAGGCGCGTCTATTCCTGCGTAGTCGAGATCAGCATATAGTCTGAAGTGAATTTCGCGGTATGGGGATCGGTTCCATGTTGCCGGATTCTCTGATCAATATCTCCGAGCGTCACGGGATATAGACTCTTCAGGCAGGCATATTCCCGGAGAACGTCGCCAGTGTATCACTGCATAAAAAGTGCGGTTTCCGCGAGGCGGGCAGGAGGGAACGCCCTGGAAAGCTGAATGGCATCTGGCGGGATATCGTGCTTCTCAAGAGGAGAAGTGCTAAGGCAGGCATGGATTAAAACTATCGAGCAAGCGTCGCCTGCTTATTATTTTCTACCAGAATGGCCGATTATATTTATCTACTATTGCGTACACCATATTATGGGTATTGACAAATGAAACTATCACTATCGATCCTGGATGAAACATTCGCCATATGCACCTTTCCGAAGGGTACGCCGATACCTGAATGGGTGATAGGAAGCGAATTTTATTCCGTGACAAAGACATATGACGAACTCTCCGTAGTCTGTCCTCAGAGAAACATCCCGGAGGGAGTGAAGTACAATAAGGGCTGGAGATGTTTAAAGGTCCAGGGGCCGCTAGATTTCTCGCTTACGGGTATACTTGCCTCGCTGGCCATGCCGCTAGCATCAGCAGGGGTAAGCATTTTCGTATTTTCATCTTATGATACTGACCATATCATGGTCAAAGGGTATGACCTGGATAATGCAGTAAAAGTATTGGCCGACGCAGGCCATACTATCGTAAGACAAAGCTGATCCATGAATTTTTTTATTCATGGTTTTCATACTCTTTTTTAATGGCCGTGCTCAAACCAGGTAAAAATATATTATTCATGAATCCTTTAGGCTTTAGTGTATGCTCATTAAGAACGCCACATACTATGACGGCCAGAACATAAAAAAAGGCGACTTCAGGCATGGCCTTTCGGACGAGGAGTTCGACGCCTCCGGGAAATTTGCCTTTCACGCTTTCCACAACGGTCACACTCACCTTCCGATGACGCTTATGAGAGGCGCAGGAGAGGGCGAGAAACTGCATGACTGGCTTAACAGGACCATATTCCCGATGGAAAAAAGGCTGACAGCCGATATAGTGTATAAGGGCGCAATGTTCGGATTGCTGGAAATGATCAAGACCGGCACGTCATCCTTCATAGACATGTACTATTTTACTGATGAAGTGGCGAGAGCTGTCGAGAGATCGGGGATCAGAGGCCTTCTCGGTACGCCTATCACCGATTTCGGGACTGCATATTATAAAGACGCATATGACGCGCTTAACATCACTGAACAGCGGTTAAAAGACCGCAGGAGCGGCAGGGTAGATCTCTGTATCGCGCCTCACTCGATATATACCTGCTCAGAAGACGTGTTAATAAGATCAAAGGAACTTGCAAAAAGATATGGTGTCAGGTGGACGACACATATCTCCGAGACTAGAAAAGAATGTGTTGACTGTCATAAAAAGACCGGTATGTGGCCAGTCGAATACCTGGAAAGCGCAGGGCTTCTCGATAAAAACACGATACTATTTCACGCGTCCTGGCTTACGAAAATGGAGATAAAGATACTGGCCGATAGCGGCGCTTCTGTCGTCCATTGCCCTGCATCCAATATGAAACTGGCTTCCGGTGGCGTCATGCCCTTGCCAGAGCTTCTTAGCGCAGGCGTTCCCGTAATGCTGGGGACCGACGGCGTATCGAGCAATAATTCGCTTGACATGATGCAGGAGATGAAATTCGGCTCCCTGCTGCAGAAGTCTCACAGGTGGGATGCAACCGTGGCAAACGCCTATACTATGATGGGCATAGCGACAGCGGGAAGCAAAGACCTTGCTTTTGTAGAGCTTGACGATTTCCGGATGCTGCCGCATCACGACCTCATTGCCAACCTGGTATATTCGGGCGGCACAGTCACCGACATGATAGTCGATGACCGGCTGATAATGAAAGATCGCAATATACTCACTTTTGACGAGGGAGAGGTCAAGGAGGAATTTATGGAGGCAGCGGCGGAGCTATTAGGATGAGAATAGCAGCGCTATTTTCCGGGGGCAAGGACTCGAACTATGCACTGTTCTGTGCCCGTCATTTCGGATGGGATGTGACCCATCTTGTTACAGTGTTCTCGCGATCTCAGGAGTCTTACATGTACCATGTACCTGCCATAGAGCTTACAAGGCTTGCAGCAAGTTCTATCGGCATCCCTCTTGTGGAAGTCGTCACTCCGCCGGAAAGGGAGGTCGAACTGATACCGCTCCGGGATACTCTCGCAAGCCTCAATGTGGACGGCATAGTATCAGGCGCCCTGGCGTCCGAATACCAGCGGAGGAGGCTTGACCAGATATGCGAGGATATAGGCATAAAGTCATTTTCTCCGATCTGGCATAAAAACCCGCGGGATATGGTTCGAGAAATGGTTGACGAGGGCTTTGAGATCATGATAGCGGGATGTTATGCGGAGGGACTTGACGAGAGGTGGCTGGGCAGGATACTCGATGAAAAAGCTCTGGACGCACTCGACAGGCTGCATGACCGTTACGGGATACATGTCGCCGGCGAGGGCGGAGAGTATGAGTCCGTCGTACTATATGGCCCGCATATGAGGCAGCGTATATGTGTGGATTATGAAAAGGACTGGAAGATCCATTCCGGCAAGATCATAGTAAAACGGGCATGGCTGGAAGATGCGAAATAAAACTATAGAAGGTCTTATAGATCTTTCTATCAACGAGATAAAAACCGTTTTCTAAATTTGCATTATATGCCCGATCCTGTCACATTAAAAAATTTAATATCCCTGCAGCTCTCTTTCGCCCGACAGTATGATATTCCTGAACCTGTCCGGCAGCTGTTCTAAGGACTCGGCATGCTCCACGGCGTTCTCGAATTTTTGTCTTTCGACCTTGCTAAGGTTCAAAAAAGCATCGGTCCGTGAAATGCGTTTAACTCTTTTGTCCAGTTTCGACACTATATTACCTCCTCTTTACGGTCGTATAGTGAAGGAGATTAATAAATTAAAAGTTTATAAACTATATATGGCGAAAATAAATAAAAAAAATATGGTTTTAACGAGTAGTGACCTCGCAGCCGTCCTCGGTCACGATCATTGTATGCTCTGCCTGGGACACCAGACCTTTATCATGCTCGATCAGGACCGGATAAGAGTGTATAATGCCCTGTCTCATTAATGAGTATAGCGTCGTATCGAGCCTTTTTATGTCCGAAAGCCATCTTCTGGCAAAGGGAAGGCCCTGGAATTTTTCTATGGACTTTAACAGGTCTCTCTCGGCTGGCATACGCACAGGCTTTACTCTTGAAACGCCAAATATCTCGGCCGACTGACCCTCCATGACAAGCCCGAGACCGTTAGTGGCAAAAGGCTCTATGGCGATGACCTGGCCTGCAGTCAATATATGGCCCTGGCTTATTTTTTTATTGGGTATGGGCGGAGGAGCATGCTGCACATACCTGTCAAGCCCGTGTCCCGTAAGGTTCGTTATAGGCTTCATTCCATAGCCCGTTATAGTCTCCTCGATGATCTCCCCGATCACTTCGGTGGAAACGCCCGCTTTTACTACCTTTATGGCTTCTTCCAGCGCGGCCTCGGATGCTTTTACTATATCCGGGTTACCGGAAAGGTCAATGGTGATGGCGGTATCTGCTATATAGCCGTCAATATGCACGCCTATGTCCAGTTTCACCATGTCCTCGCCGAATACTCTCTCGTCGTCGGGCGCGGCCGTGTCATGCGCCGCAGCCTCGTTCATGGATATATTCACCGGGAAAGCCGGTTTACCGCCCTTCCTGACAATGTTCGCCTCTATGGCCTCCGCGACGTCCAATATCCTTACGTCCTTTTTAACCATCAATGCCGCTTCTTTTCTAACTTCGCTAAGTATGGCGCCTGCCTGCCTGTATTTTTCTATTACGCTATCGTCGACCATGATATTCAAACCACCAGAAACTTCGGGAACTTTGTCAGATTTTCACATCCCTTTTCCGTCACGACCACTATGTCCTCGATCCTGACGCCTCCAATTTCGGGATCATATAGCCCGGGCTCAACCGTCACGACATTACCCGGTACCAGCGGCTCGGTACCAGCATCGCTGATCCCCGGGCCTTCATGTATCTCGAGCCCGACACCATGTCCGGTCGAATGGATAAAACCTGTCTTAGATCTCTGCCTAAGCGTACCATAGCCGTGCCTTTCAAAACAATCGCTTACCATGTCGTTGATCTCTTTCCCGGTAACACCTGCCTTTATGGCTTTTAGGGCTCTATCCTGGGCTTCCAGGACGACATTGTACATGTTGAGCATTTCCTGGGTAGGCCGGCCTTTGACCACTGTCCTTGTCATATCAGCGAAATATCGCTCTTTCTTACTATACGGGAATATGTCGATGACTATCAATTGATTCGGGCCGATGACACCTTCTCCCGCATAATGCGGGTCCGCCGATCTCGGGCCTGCGGCTACGATCGTATCGTTCGCATCGCAGCCGTTCTTGATGAAAATCAGCTCTATCTCACGCTGCAGCCTTTCGGACGTCAGCGGCTCTCCGTCAAAGTACAGGGAATTACCTCTGGTCTCGGAACTTTTTATGATATCGATGGCCCTTTGCATTGCCTTTTCGTTGACATCCTGGGCGTGCCTGATCTTCTCTATCTCTTCCGCTGTCTTGACCTCTCTGTTCTTTTCGAATAATTTAGGGGCTACGTCGATCTCAAACCCTCTTCCCCTGAGATCATCTGCCATGAATACCGGGAAGTCCTTAGGCACTTTCAGGCTTTTTATACCCATCCCTGATAGTACTGACGATACTGTATCACAGTATGCCCTGTCGGGGTTTTTAGTCTGCTGAAGCCTTTCAGTGTACCCGTGATCATCCAGTGATAAGATATTTTCGACCTTTGATTCTTTTCTTGCCCTTTCAAACTCCATCCGGGACACTAATATGTATTCCTTGCCGCCGGCACGGATATATGCGAACATGTCCGGCGCAAGAAAACCGGTCACATAATACATGTTGGCATTATGATAACTTTCGCCCACCATCAGGATAGGCTCATCGAATGCCAGTTTTGATAAATCGTTATCTGTCATTTCTATCATTTCCTGAGCTATAAACAATAAATAATAAGATCGTCCTGTATTTTATTCCGTATATCTTAATCAGGCCTGTGTATGATATATTTTTACTCTTTTTCAGGCTCATCAGAATTCCTGTTTAGCCTGATGAGATTTTCTTTTCCTTTCTTTATCTTGATGATGACACCCTTTTCCTTAAGGTCGGAAAGCACCATGCTGAGCTTCGACTTAGAAAATGCCGTCTTTTTGACCAGGTCTGACTGGAACATTTGCCCTCCCGATTCTTCGAGATATTTAATGATCTTCTCTTCATCCGACATATATCTCTCGTTATCTATCGGGCTTACCGTTGCCGGGGTTTCCTCTTCTTCCCGGGAATCGTTATAGTCGTGATCGAAATGCCTGTCTTCTATTTCTGGTATCTCGACGACGATGGGTTTTCTTTTCCCACGGAATAACATATAAGCGGAACCGAATCCGGCGGCGCAGAATATCAGTGCCACGGGTATCAATACCCACCAGTCAAAGCTGAAAACAGATGGCGATACTTTATTACGCATAGTGATGGACGGCTCTTCCGTTGAAAATAGCCTTATCATTGAGTTGGTGTTATTTTTCGAATTACCGTTCCAGATCAACTGGGGGCGGTACGTATCCTTAAATTCGTCACATTGTGGCGAGACATGTGTTATATCGTATCCCTGTGGCAATATGAACTTTAACGAATCATTACGGCTTAATAAAAAGCCGTCCACAAAAGCGTCCCCGATCTCGATCATATCATTTTCGACAAGCGCGAACCCTGTCCATACGAACTCATATTTCAGCACTCCGTAAGTGACTGAATAATTACCGATTATCGCATAAGGCTGCGTCTTATCAAGCGTGACGTTAACGTTCTTTACCGTCATCTTCCTGCCGGTATAGTTACTGATCTTATCCACGTACTCTTTCATGCGCTTTTCAAAATCCACACGATATTGCTCAGTGCCATAGGATGCACTAAGGTCCCATGCGTCAATATCATCCTGGGTGTTCAATGGTATCGATTTTTCTGTTATCCACAGCGCGTCTCCATTCGGCTCGACCTCGACCCTTATCACCGTAGAGGATGGATCACTCTCCTGTGCCATGGCGGCAAATACGCCTGACAGGCACAATAGAACAGCTAAAATGATTATGATACATCTCGCATGGAAATTTTTCATTGTCTTGCACCACTATATGAGATTTTTCTCTCTCCTATTTGAAGGTCGTTTATTTATTCATATATCTTTTGTTGATATTTAGATTATATGGCATGCACTAAGACTTAGATTTATGTATCTTTTAGCGTCAGATGCATATGGAAAAATAGAATATCTAACAGGATGTTAATGGTACAGGACATGAACGAGATGCAAATAGCCTGCCGGGAACTTGTGGAACTAATTATTTCCGGGGATGTGACGACTCAGGATGGTCTTAACAGCGCAAAGAAACAGGTTAGCATTGCGTATCATCTTCCCAAGCTTCCCAGAAATTCTGATATACTTGCGGCAGCGACAGACATTGAGCGGGAGACTATCATTAGCCTGCTCCAAAAGCGGCCTGTCAGGACGATATCCGGCGTCGCGGTCGTGGCAGTCATGACGTCTCCTTATAAGTGCCCGCATGGAAAATGCATACCATGCCCGGGCGGAGTCGATTCGGTATTTAACTCCCCGCAAAGCTATACGGGCGCCGAGCCTGCCGCGTTAAGGGCCATACAGGAGAATTACGACCCCTACAGGCAGGTCACTGCCAGGCTGACCCAGTTAAAACAGATCGGCCATGAGCTTGATAAGGTAGAGCTTATAATCATGGGCGGCACGATGACCGCCCGGTCGATAGATTATCAGGAATGGTTCGTCCGCAGGTGTTTCGAGGCGATGAACGATTTCGGCCTGCCCGGGCCTGTGGAACATACGGGCTTTATCGAGGATGCGCAGAAGATCAACGAG
This genomic window from Methanooceanicella nereidis contains:
- a CDS encoding amidohydrolase, whose amino-acid sequence is MLIKNATYYDGQNIKKGDFRHGLSDEEFDASGKFAFHAFHNGHTHLPMTLMRGAGEGEKLHDWLNRTIFPMEKRLTADIVYKGAMFGLLEMIKTGTSSFIDMYYFTDEVARAVERSGIRGLLGTPITDFGTAYYKDAYDALNITEQRLKDRRSGRVDLCIAPHSIYTCSEDVLIRSKELAKRYGVRWTTHISETRKECVDCHKKTGMWPVEYLESAGLLDKNTILFHASWLTKMEIKILADSGASVVHCPASNMKLASGGVMPLPELLSAGVPVMLGTDGVSSNNSLDMMQEMKFGSLLQKSHRWDATVANAYTMMGIATAGSKDLAFVELDDFRMLPHHDLIANLVYSGGTVTDMIVDDRLIMKDRNILTFDEGEVKEEFMEAAAELLG
- a CDS encoding M24 family metallopeptidase, translated to MTDNDLSKLAFDEPILMVGESYHNANMYYVTGFLAPDMFAYIRAGGKEYILVSRMEFERARKESKVENILSLDDHGYTERLQQTKNPDRAYCDTVSSVLSGMGIKSLKVPKDFPVFMADDLRGRGFEIDVAPKLFEKNREVKTAEEIEKIRHAQDVNEKAMQRAIDIIKSSETRGNSLYFDGEPLTSERLQREIELIFIKNGCDANDTIVAAGPRSADPHYAGEGVIGPNQLIVIDIFPYSKKERYFADMTRTVVKGRPTQEMLNMYNVVLEAQDRALKAIKAGVTGKEINDMVSDCFERHGYGTLRQRSKTGFIHSTGHGVGLEIHEGPGISDAGTEPLVPGNVVTVEPGLYDPEIGGVRIEDIVVVTEKGCENLTKFPKFLVV
- the map gene encoding type II methionyl aminopeptidase, which translates into the protein MVDDSVIEKYRQAGAILSEVRKEAALMVKKDVRILDVAEAIEANIVRKGGKPAFPVNISMNEAAAHDTAAPDDERVFGEDMVKLDIGVHIDGYIADTAITIDLSGNPDIVKASEAALEEAIKVVKAGVSTEVIGEIIEETITGYGMKPITNLTGHGLDRYVQHAPPPIPNKKISQGHILTAGQVIAIEPFATNGLGLVMEGQSAEIFGVSRVKPVRMPAERDLLKSIEKFQGLPFARRWLSDIKRLDTTLYSLMRQGIIHSYPVLIEHDKGLVSQAEHTMIVTEDGCEVTTR
- a CDS encoding DUF7345 domain-containing protein translates to MKNFHARCIIIILAVLLCLSGVFAAMAQESDPSSTVIRVEVEPNGDALWITEKSIPLNTQDDIDAWDLSASYGTEQYRVDFEKRMKEYVDKISNYTGRKMTVKNVNVTLDKTQPYAIIGNYSVTYGVLKYEFVWTGFALVENDMIEIGDAFVDGFLLSRNDSLKFILPQGYDITHVSPQCDEFKDTYRPQLIWNGNSKNNTNSMIRLFSTEEPSITMRNKVSPSVFSFDWWVLIPVALIFCAAGFGSAYMLFRGKRKPIVVEIPEIEDRHFDHDYNDSREEEETPATVSPIDNERYMSDEEKIIKYLEESGGQMFQSDLVKKTAFSKSKLSMVLSDLKEKGVIIKIKKGKENLIRLNRNSDEPEKE
- a CDS encoding transglutaminase-like domain-containing protein, with product MELMVESDDLNDYLASSDVVDHDDREIQALANILSKGLSEDEEIVRSIYGHIQENILHSFDIHGKEVTCKASEVLRSGHGTCYAKADLFAALLRYLGIPVGFCYQKFVMDDEDPSRYVLHGLNAVYYKSTKKWLRVDVRNRKDGVDPKFYPDMDSGIYPSDKEAGEFDYPYVQVHPSDKVIRALNTYRDPIELENNLPEEL
- a CDS encoding diphthine--ammonia ligase, producing MRIAALFSGGKDSNYALFCARHFGWDVTHLVTVFSRSQESYMYHVPAIELTRLAASSIGIPLVEVVTPPEREVELIPLRDTLASLNVDGIVSGALASEYQRRRLDQICEDIGIKSFSPIWHKNPRDMVREMVDEGFEIMIAGCYAEGLDERWLGRILDEKALDALDRLHDRYGIHVAGEGGEYESVVLYGPHMRQRICVDYEKDWKIHSGKIIVKRAWLEDAK
- a CDS encoding ACT domain-containing protein codes for the protein MKLSLSILDETFAICTFPKGTPIPEWVIGSEFYSVTKTYDELSVVCPQRNIPEGVKYNKGWRCLKVQGPLDFSLTGILASLAMPLASAGVSIFVFSSYDTDHIMVKGYDLDNAVKVLADAGHTIVRQS